The following coding sequences are from one Cryptococcus deuterogattii R265 chromosome 1, complete sequence window:
- a CDS encoding alpha-ketoglutarate-dependent 2, which translates to MTSAQVMSASAVPTVEPIQIAEPLVRYRPLHPTFGAEATADFSTITPELVAEIKGGLAKYGVLVFRKTGLTDSKHVEMSHLFGDLDDIAPFVGGLGQKNRLSSDYLFDVGNVNPDGSVMQPGGMRDLLLRCNYHFHADSAFNPRRAGVSLLLAHELPPPECGGNTEFSDTRSAYEALSHERKEEIKDWVVCNSQLNCRRNANIDENGKLNPLLDTDEFDPMKHRFGKHKLVQTHEPSGRTNLYIAAHAHHVEGMPVEEGQKELHELLLHAGKPDFVLSVQWKDIGDLVVWDNTCTLHRSVPGSYAGKYKRDLRRTTVHDMSSQAWGLNGEGATWRSGLD; encoded by the exons ATGACCTCCGCGCAAGTAATGTCTGCTTCAGCAGTACCAACTGTCGAACCAATCCAAATCGCAGAACCTTTGGTCAGGTACCGtccccttcatccaacGTTTGGGGCAGAAGCTACCGCCGATTTCTCAACAATCACGCCAGAACTAGTTGCAGAGATCAAAGGAGGACTGGCAAAG TATGGTGTTCTCGTGTTCCGAAAAACCGGTCTCACCGATTCTAAACACGTCGAGATGTCGCATCTTTTTGGGGATCTAGATGACATCGCACCTTTCGTGGGTGGTTTGGGTCAGAAGAATCGATTGAGCAGTGATTA TCTGTTCGACGTGGGTAACGTCAACCCTGACGGTTCTGTCATGCAACCAGGTGGTATGCGGgatctcctccttcgtTGCAACTATCACTTCCATGCCGACTCCGCATTCAACCCTCGACGAGCTGGTGTATCACTGCTTCTAGCACATGAGCTTCCGCCTCCAGAATGTGGCGGTAATACCGAATTTTCGGACACTCGTAGTGCATATGAGGCTTTAAGCCAtgagagaaaggaggaaatcAAGGATTGGGTTGTATGCAATAGTCAATTGAACTGCCGAAGGAATGCAAACATAGATGAGAACGGAAAGCTTAATCCGTTGCTGGATACGGATGAG TTCGATCCTATGAAACACCGATTCGGGAAACATAAGCTCGTTCAGACTCATGAGCCATCAGGCCGTACAAACCTTTATATCGCTGCTCACGCTCATCATGTCGAGGGAATGCCTGTCGAGGAGGGTCAAAAAGAATTACACGAGTTGCTTCTACACGCAGGTAAACCGGACTTTGTTCTCAGCGTACAATGGAAGGACATCGGGGACCTTG TCGTTTGGGATAACACTTGTACCCTTCACCGATCTGTTCCTGGGAGTTACGCTGGAAAGTACAAGCGAGATTTGCGAAGGACCACTGTTCACGATATGAGCTCTCAGGCTTGGGGCTTGAATGGCGAAGGTGCTACTTGGAGGTCAGGTCTGGACTAG